GGATCGTTTTTAAAGTAGGCAATTAAATCTATCTCGTCTACATCACACCTATTTCCAAAACTGACAAATTTAGAAAAACCAAAATTTAACTCTTCAGCCATCATTAAAACAGCCCCACCTAAGGCACCGCTTTGAGTTATGAAGGCAGTGTGACCTGGTAAAGCACGTACTTCAATACTGGCAAAAAAATTATTTTCCGTATTCATTATTCCTGCACAGTTAGGACCAATAATTCTCATCTTATATTTTTCAGCAATCCTTTTTATCTTTTTCTCTTCTGCTATGTTACCTACTTCAGAAAATCCTGCAGATATAACAACGATCCTTTTAGTACCTTTTTTGCCTAAATCTTCCAGTAGAGGAGGAATATATTGACCAGGTATGGCTATTATTGCTAAATCAATCTCTAAATCCCGATAATCAGAATATATTTTTACTTGGAAAATTTCTCCGGTACTACCTGGACTTATCGGGTAAATTGCTCCCTCAAATCCTCCTTCAACCATATTTTTTACTATTTCATAGCCTGTTTTACCCTCTTTCATAGAAGCAAATACTGCTACAGAAGAGGGATAAAAGATATTTTTCATATTAATGATCCTTCTGCCATTCTATATCCTTCCAGAAAAGCATCTGTATTCTTTTTTATCTCATGAGGAATATTCTTTTTTAAAACTTCAATCATTAGCTCTTTTTTAAAAGAAGAAACAAAAGAAACAGCCCCCAACATAACGATATTTTCTGCAATAGGAAGTCCAATCTGTAATGCAATATGGGCAGCATCTATATTGATTAATATAGCTTTCAACTTTTTGAAAACCTCTTCAATCTCTTGCCAGGAAGGATATGTTTCCGGATTTATCATAATATCTATGGGATAGACCTTGCTCTTATTTAAAATGACTGTACCCCCTGGTTTAATAAATTCTGCAGCCTTTAAGGCCTCGGACATTTCCAGAGCAGCAACAACATCTGCAGAATAGGGAGGTATTCTTGAACTAAATGCATCACCTATTCTAACTTCACAATGAACTGCTCCACCTCTTTGAGCCATGCCAACTTGTTTAAAAAACTTCACTTTTTGTCCTTCTTCCATAGCATATGCTGCAATGATTTGCCCTAATCTGATTACTCCCTGACCTCCGACACCAACTAAATATAAATTATTCAACATCTTCCATCACCTCTATTGCCCCTGTTGGACAGGTATACTGACATAATCCACAACCAAAGCAATCAGCAGTAATCTCCATAAAAGCTTTGCTATTTTTAGTTTTGGGATGAAAGATCATTGCTGGACAAGCTAATTGATTTAAACAAATTCGGCAACCAGTACATTCACTTATATCAACCTTGAACTTATTAAGTTTCACTCTTCTTCTATTTGCCTGCAGGGCACATTCCCGACGAGAGATTACCACTGAAACACCAGGATATTCTATTGCTTCTTCAATAACTTTTATAGATTCCTCAGGATTATAAGGATCGATAATATTAATTTTTTCTACTCCACAACCCTGGCAGACATTCACAATATCCACTCTTTTGGTATCAGTCTCATTCAAATAAACAGTTCCAGGATTTTCTTCAAAACCGGTCATGGCAGTCCATCCATTATCCAAGATGATTACAGCTAAAGGAACCTTTTGATACACTGCATTAATCAAGGGAGGGATACCAGCATGAAAAAAGGTAGAATCACCTATCGTAGCAATAACAGGTTTTTTTATACCAGCCCACTTAAACCCTTGTGCCATACCGATACTGGCACCCATAGCCACTTCAGTCCAGCAGCTTTCAAAGGGTTTATTCATTCCTAAGATAGTACAGCCAATATCTCCCGTAATAATGATTTCATCTTTTTTATACCTTAAATTTTTAATAGCTTTATTGAGGGCATAATAAGTCCCTCGATGGGGGCAGCCGGTACAAAAAGAGATGGGGCGCTTAACCTGTAATTTTTTGGTATCCTCAATTATTTCCTGATTATTTTCTATGGCAAACTTTTTCTGGTAAAGTGATTCCAGACCTTTCTTGATATCGGTAAAGGAATAGTCTCCTATCAATGATAAGGTCTTATCAAGTTTACCCATAATTTCTACTTTTTTACCTATTTGGAAAGCTAATCTTATTACTTCTGTTTCTATGAGTGGCTCTAATTCTTCCAAAACTAATAACCGGTCAACAGTTTTTAAAAATTCCTTAATTCTATCCTCAGGTAGGGGGTGCACTAGTCCAATCTTTAGCCAGGATATTTCTATTTGAAATCTCCTTAATACCTCACGCAGAGTTCCCTCCACCGCTCCACTATAAATCACTCCATATTTAGTATTACCAAAGTGGGTTTCATTTACCTTAATTCCCGATTCAGTAATATAAGAATCACCAATTTTGAGGGATTCAGCTAACCTATCAAGTGCATCCCGATGTTGTGCCATACATAGAGCTGCGCCTGCTTTTGTATATTTGGTTATATCATGTTCAAAATGAGCTTCTCTTTTTTCCAGCTCTACTTTTTTACCTATTACTATATCAGAGGCAGTATGAGAAATATCTGTGGTTGATCTTAGTAGAACAGGTCCCTGTATTTTTTCAGAAACGTCAAAAGCTGCTTTAACATAATCCAAGCATTCCTGCTGAGAAGCAACATCAAGCATAGGTACGATCATTGATTTAGCATAATATCTGGAATCCTGCTCTGCCATTCCGGCATGTACTCCCGGATCATCAGCCACAAAAATGACTAATCCACTGTTACAACCACTATAAGCAACATTGGCTATAGAATCTGAGGCTACATTCAATCCAGACATTTTCATAGTAACCAAAGCTCTCTTTCCTGCCCAGGCAGCACCCGCGGCTATTTCAAAAGCTACTTTTTCATTTACACTCCACTCAATATGGAAATCTAATTCTTTTCTTTTCGCCATTAGGTTTAAAATGACTTCTGTTGAAGGGGTACCGGGGTAGCCAGCAACCACTTCCACCCCTGCTGCAATTGCTCCCTCAGCAATGGCTTCATTACCAGTAAGTAATTTTTTCAAACCTATTTCTCCTTTCTACTCTTCTACTCTATCTTATTATTTCAGTTAAAACCTGAATAAATTTTTCATTTTCAAAATGAGTGCCAATAGTCACCCGAATAAAAGTAGGAGTCCCATATATTTTTCCAGGTCTAATGATAACTCCTTTTCTTAAACACTTTTCAAAAAATAATTGACTATCTTCTTTCAAATCAATGAAGATGAAATTTGTTTCGGTGGGAAGGTAGAATAAATTGAGTTTATCTAACTCTTGGTAGAGATATTGCTTACCTTCCTTGTTTACTTTTAAAACCTGCTGATAATGGATCTCATCATCTAAGGAGGCCAGAGCAGCAACTTGAGCCAGCCGATTAGTAGTAAAAGGATTAACTACCCTTCTTAGGTAGCCAATTAATTCGGGCTTGGCAATGCCATAACCTATTCTAACTCCAGCTATTCCTGCTATTTTGGAGAAGGTACGCAGGATGATTACGTTCTTCCCATCTAAAACATAAGAAAGACTATCAGGATAGTCTTTATCTTCTACATAGTCATAATAAGCTTCATCAAAAATCACAATGACATCTTCAGGAATCTGTCTTATCATCTTTTCCACTGAATTGGTCTTTACAATTGTGCCGGTTGGGTTATTGGGATTACAAAGATAAATCATTTTAGTTTTCCCAGTAATTCTTTCAGTTATTCCCTCTAAGTCAAAACAGAAATCTTTTAATCCAACTGTAACGAACTCTCCACCCATTATTTTGGTAATAGTTTCATAGGCTGGGAAAGTGGTTTCACTTGTTATTACTTCATCACCCTGGTTAATAAAAGCCATGCCAGTAAGGTCAATAATATTATCCGCTCCATTACCAACAATAATAAAATCTTCACTGATATTCAATTTCTTTGCTAATTTCTCTCTTAATACTCTGCTGGTACCTTCAGGATAAAAATTAATATTTTTAATTTCTCTTTCGATTGCCTCTACCGCTAAAGGTGATGGTCCTAGGGATGTTTCATTGGAAGCCAGCTTCACTACTTCTTTCAACCCTAATTCTCTTTGTACCTCTTCAATAGGTTTGCCTGGAATATAAGGTTTTAAGTCCAGGATACCTTTTCTAGTAAGATGCTTTGCTTCTAACATTTCTTTCTCCTCTTTTTTATGCTTTTTTTTATTTATATTAGCCATGGATACAAGTATAATAAAAATTGGTAAAGATCTTAATATTTAAAATCAAAAAAATAAGGTAGTATTTTGTTTTTATTCTTTCCTAATATTTTTTATTTATTAAATTTATTCTATGAGGAAAACCATGTTTGACCAGGCTATTTGTTAATTATTAACACTGTTAACACTTTTGAAAATAAGCAAATATTAAGATAACTCTAGAAGTCTAGCGGGATTAATTTTAGTCATTATTTCTATTTCCTTTTTACTTATACCATAATGCATCATTATATTTATGAATAAACGCATTCCTTCAATAGGATGAGGATTGGCAAATTGTCCCAAATCTGTTGACATAACACAGTGTTCAGCTCCTATTTTTTTAATTGCTTCTGCCATAAACTCATGGTTAAATTTTGGATTACGTTGTAAAGGAACAATGGGAATAAAACAGTGTTCTATAATTGCTCCCATATCTGATAGTCTTTTTTGATCTTCAATTGTAATACTTAAGATATCTAGTTCAGGGTGAGTTATTAGTATTTTCTCTACACCTCTTTCTTTTGCAGTTTTTACCAAAACATAAGTCTCTTCCAAAGAAAGATGACACGTCCCTAAAATAACATTTTCCTTTGCAATAAGATCTAAAATATCGAGAATTTCAGGAATTAATTTTTTATTTGAGTCTAAAATATTAATCCCCTCTACCCTCTTTCCCGATCTATGTATATTTTTAATTAGTTCTAAATCTGGATAGCCATCTATGCCAAAAAAATCAATATGATTTTTTGAATGAATACTTGGCATCCATACCTCTTTCGCATTCCACGACAATGCAACCTCTACTGCTTCTGGATTAATTCCACCAACTGAGTAATTCAACACAATCCCACCAAATACTTCAAGTTCAGGAGCAGTTTCTCTTACATATAACATCCTATCTGAATTAATTACACCATGAGATTTAAACAATAGCGCTTTATATCCAATATCTTGAGCTTGTCTAGCCAATTCAATTTCATTAAAAGGTCTTTTGAATATATCAGGAGCAGCATGTACATGAAGATCGATGACTCCTTTCATAATTTCCTTGTCATTTTCAGGCAAACTGATGCTCATTTTATCCTCCAAATTTTAATATTATAATCATATTTATTTTTAATAGAAATGATAAACACATAGTTGCAAATAAAAAATTTAATGAGCTTATTTAATTCATTAATCTTTTATTACTTAAAATTTTTTATATCCATCAGATTTATTTTAATATCAAGTATCAATTCCAAATATTTTTAAAGCTTTTTTAAAGCTACAGACTAATTTAAAAATAAATTTTTCCTAACATTCTTTTACTATAAATAATCAGTCTTTGCGTGAAATTTTATAAAAAGCCAAATAAGTTAGGAAGCCATAGTGTTAAAAAAGGAGTAAAAGATATCAAGAAAAGAATGCCAATCTCTATCAATAAAAAAAGTAATATTTCTTTGCTCAGGCTTACTATCTGTACTTTAGCAATGGAACTTGCTATAAACAAAACTTGTCCCACTGGTGGCGTAAGTAGGCCCAGAGTAGCACCAAGAATAAATATCACTCCGAAATGTATTGGATGCAATCCAAATCTAACTGATAAGGGTGCTAATATAGGGGCAAATATTAATATGAGAGGTGGGGTATCAATAAAAGTACCCAATATTAAAATAAGTATATTTACTAAAATTATAAAAGTGAGAGGTGTACAAAAACTAAATAATCTTCCAAATATTACTCCTACCTTATTTATTGCTAATACCCAAGAAAATAGATTAGATGTAGCAACTATTATCATTACAACAGAAGTTGTTATAGCTGACTTTAGTAGCATTTTAGGAACATCAGATATTTTAATTGTTCGAAGAAAAAACACACTCAGTACAAATGCGTAGGCAGCAGCTACAGCGGAAGCCTCAGTTGGAGTAAAAATACCACCTAAAATACCACCTAAAATTATAATAGGCATAAATAATGCTGGTATTGTATTCTTAAAACTAATGAGTATCTTTTTGATACTCATTTTTTCACTTTTTGGATATTTCCTTTTTAAGGAAATATAGTAAACTGTAGCCATCAAACCAAATCCAAGTAATAGTCCGGGAACAACTCCTGCCAAAAATAGACCACCTATAGATGTTCCAGTTGCAATACAGTATAAAACTGCTGGATTACTTGGTGGTATTATTGGACCAATAAGAGCTGACGCACTAGTAATAGCGGCAGAGAACTCTTTATCATAACCATTTTTTACCATCATGGATATCTCCACAGAACCGAGAGCAGTGACATCTCCTATAGCTGTTCCAGTCATTCCTCCAAATATCATACTTGCTATGACATTGGCTAATGCTAAACCTCCTCTGACAAAACCAATTAAAGCAACTGCAAATTCAAGAAGAGCATCGGTTATTTTTCCGTTGGTCATAAACTCACCTGAAAGTATAAAA
This genomic interval from Atribacterota bacterium contains the following:
- a CDS encoding 2-oxoacid:acceptor oxidoreductase family protein, translating into MLNNLYLVGVGGQGVIRLGQIIAAYAMEEGQKVKFFKQVGMAQRGGAVHCEVRIGDAFSSRIPPYSADVVAALEMSEALKAAEFIKPGGTVILNKSKVYPIDIMINPETYPSWQEIEEVFKKLKAILINIDAAHIALQIGLPIAENIVMLGAVSFVSSFKKELMIEVLKKNIPHEIKKNTDAFLEGYRMAEGSLI
- a CDS encoding thiamine pyrophosphate-dependent enzyme, translated to MKKLLTGNEAIAEGAIAAGVEVVAGYPGTPSTEVILNLMAKRKELDFHIEWSVNEKVAFEIAAGAAWAGKRALVTMKMSGLNVASDSIANVAYSGCNSGLVIFVADDPGVHAGMAEQDSRYYAKSMIVPMLDVASQQECLDYVKAAFDVSEKIQGPVLLRSTTDISHTASDIVIGKKVELEKREAHFEHDITKYTKAGAALCMAQHRDALDRLAESLKIGDSYITESGIKVNETHFGNTKYGVIYSGAVEGTLREVLRRFQIEISWLKIGLVHPLPEDRIKEFLKTVDRLLVLEELEPLIETEVIRLAFQIGKKVEIMGKLDKTLSLIGDYSFTDIKKGLESLYQKKFAIENNQEIIEDTKKLQVKRPISFCTGCPHRGTYYALNKAIKNLRYKKDEIIITGDIGCTILGMNKPFESCWTEVAMGASIGMAQGFKWAGIKKPVIATIGDSTFFHAGIPPLINAVYQKVPLAVIILDNGWTAMTGFEENPGTVYLNETDTKRVDIVNVCQGCGVEKINIIDPYNPEESIKVIEEAIEYPGVSVVISRRECALQANRRRVKLNKFKVDISECTGCRICLNQLACPAMIFHPKTKNSKAFMEITADCFGCGLCQYTCPTGAIEVMEDVE
- the hisC gene encoding histidinol-phosphate transaminase; translation: MLEAKHLTRKGILDLKPYIPGKPIEEVQRELGLKEVVKLASNETSLGPSPLAVEAIEREIKNINFYPEGTSRVLREKLAKKLNISEDFIIVGNGADNIIDLTGMAFINQGDEVITSETTFPAYETITKIMGGEFVTVGLKDFCFDLEGITERITGKTKMIYLCNPNNPTGTIVKTNSVEKMIRQIPEDVIVIFDEAYYDYVEDKDYPDSLSYVLDGKNVIILRTFSKIAGIAGVRIGYGIAKPELIGYLRRVVNPFTTNRLAQVAALASLDDEIHYQQVLKVNKEGKQYLYQELDKLNLFYLPTETNFIFIDLKEDSQLFFEKCLRKGVIIRPGKIYGTPTFIRVTIGTHFENEKFIQVLTEIIR
- a CDS encoding DUF6282 family protein, producing MSISLPENDKEIMKGVIDLHVHAAPDIFKRPFNEIELARQAQDIGYKALLFKSHGVINSDRMLYVRETAPELEVFGGIVLNYSVGGINPEAVEVALSWNAKEVWMPSIHSKNHIDFFGIDGYPDLELIKNIHRSGKRVEGINILDSNKKLIPEILDILDLIAKENVILGTCHLSLEETYVLVKTAKERGVEKILITHPELDILSITIEDQKRLSDMGAIIEHCFIPIVPLQRNPKFNHEFMAEAIKKIGAEHCVMSTDLGQFANPHPIEGMRLFINIMMHYGISKKEIEIMTKINPARLLELS
- a CDS encoding TRAP transporter large permease, translating into MIFILIMFLVFIIILLLNVPIAFTLGIAGSIPILMMGTSMEVLSMKIFYGLDAYTLLCIPFFILSGEFMTNGKITDALLEFAVALIGFVRGGLALANVIASMIFGGMTGTAIGDVTALGSVEISMMVKNGYDKEFSAAITSASALIGPIIPPSNPAVLYCIATGTSIGGLFLAGVVPGLLLGFGLMATVYYISLKRKYPKSEKMSIKKILISFKNTIPALFMPIIILGGILGGIFTPTEASAVAAAYAFVLSVFFLRTIKISDVPKMLLKSAITTSVVMIIVATSNLFSWVLAINKVGVIFGRLFSFCTPLTFIILVNILILILGTFIDTPPLILIFAPILAPLSVRFGLHPIHFGVIFILGATLGLLTPPVGQVLFIASSIAKVQIVSLSKEILLFLLIEIGILFLISFTPFLTLWLPNLFGFL